The Drosophila innubila isolate TH190305 chromosome 2L unlocalized genomic scaffold, UK_Dinn_1.0 4_B_2L, whole genome shotgun sequence genome segment aacaataaaaatgtaatgcaaatatttttaaaaccagTTAAGTCAAGTTAAGTGTAAATAAGAGTTGTATTATGATTTCttggtaaaaatttaaattgaatagttatttttaaatatatatatatatatatatatatatatatatatagattctTGGAACTTACTGGTCATGCTGAGATGCGCTTTCAGGCGATCCTTGACTGGCTGAAAGGGTCCTGTGCGTAGAACGTAGTCGGTGCTCAGGGCAATGCTGTTCAcccagtgggcgtggccggaGAAGGTGCGACAGAGAACGCCATCGGCAGCTCGCCACATCTTGACGGTGCGATCTTTGGATGAGGTATACAGGATGCCAGCACCTCCCCAACGCACAGCAGTCACTGCATTCGTGTGTCCACCAATGTTGAACAGACACTGTCCCAGTTTAACATCCCAGACGCGACAGCCGCCATCGCTGCCCGCCGAGGCGAGCTTGCGACACTCGGGATTCTGATGATATGGCTCCCAGCTGAGGCCATTGATGTGCTTCTTGTGACCGGTCAGCGTGCGTCCAACTTGCTGTCCCGTCTCTGGATCCCAAATGATAATGTTGCCCGCCTTGCAGGCGCTGGCCAAGCGTTTGCCATCCGGCGACCAGGCGACGCACAACACCCACTGTTTGTGGCCGCTGCAGGTGAAGTGTGGCGTCTCTGTATTGAGATCCCAAAGACGCACTGTGGTATCACCACTGCCGCTGGCCAAGTGTGCGCCATCCGGGCTAAAGTGCAGCGAGACAATCGCCTCGGCATGTCCCGGCATGGAGCTGGTGCATCTTGTCACTGGGCGCACCTTGAATACCGCCTGTGGCTGATAAACAATATCGATGACATTCTCAGTGTCCACGGTGCTCAGATCGAGCGTGTCCTCCAGTGACTTTTTGATCTCATCTTCACCCACAAAGAACAAATAAGGCGTCGTCTCCTCGTTCTTAAGCAACGCATTGCAAATGAGTCCCAATTGTTGTGTTGTGATGCCCGATGGCAAGTCTATCGGTGGTCCGGCTTCCTCGCCCGTATCCGATATAAGGCGTGCCTGCAACGTATGTGGCACTACCAACGGTTCCTGCACCTGTTCCTTTtccattttctgtttttttgcCAACATTTTCGGATCGCGATGGAAGAaacacagacaacaacaaacaacacgTGCTCTAAAATAGCGATGTGTATTTTACATTAATGATGGCACTATCGAGCTATCGATTATGTTGAACAATGTTGAccgcagtgctgccaactcttAAGGGCCGTAAAAAGctatttaaacatattaaaaaagctagaaaaagcgagaaagttttcaaaaaaatccAGATAAAAAGTTATTATACTTTTAAGTTGTCTTTATCATTATTCCAGTAGTGAAAGGTATTTGTCGATCTCGGCATACCCATAGTACTTTACGTTTAAAGccactgcaaaaaaaattggcggcaacggctaaaaaaaaatatcgccCAAAAAAAATCTCTATCGATATATCAATGATATTTCGACAGCCCCACTTTGACATTAGTGCTGTGAAGTGTGCACATGTAAAATCACTTTACAATACTGTCGCAGAATTTTCATGTACGCGTTTTTCATACGTTTGTTGTCCTAGCAATtgataaaaatggaaaatattccGCGTACTCATGAAGGTAAGTGAAAAGCGCATATGCATAACGTGCAGAAGAGACAGCTGCTTTAGAATTGGCGTATGTCCAGCTTATATTAATGCCGCTTAAAgcattatgttgttgttgcttttgccgtgtgtgtatgtgaagaagaagaaaatcaattttaatgtattaaattttctgtgCAGATATTGAGGCGCAAATCTCGGATATACAAGCTAAGAAGACCGAATTGGCCAAGACCAATGCGGCGGCTGCCGGCGTCGGTTTGTTGGACAGCGGCGGATTCTTTGACTCAGATCTGTACGACGATGAGGGGGCTGgtgggaaggggaagggggcaAAAGGTCGATACGAGGGCTACAACACATCGATTGCAGCCAACGATGATGAGGGGGACGAGgatgaagaggaggaggacgaTGGTTTCCCAGTGCCACAAAAGCGCACCACATACACAGCGCCCACGTCCGTGCTGAAAGACGTGATCCAAGGCAAGGAGGATGTGGATCCCATGGCAGACCGACGACGTCCCACAATCGCCGATCGCGAGGATGAGTATAGACAGAAGCGTCGTCGCATTATCATCTCCCCGGATCGTGCCGATCCCTTTGCCGATGGCGGCAAAACACCGGATGTGGGTTCCCGCACTTATACGGATATTATGCGCGAGCAAATGCTCAAGGGGGAAGAGTCGGAGTTAAGGCGTCGCATTATGGAAAAGTCCAAGGACGGCACTCTGGTCAAGTCCGCGTCCTCGGCGAATGGCGAGTCGGCGGCCAAGTCGGAAGGCGGACGCAAACGTGGACGTTGGGATCAAACGGTCAGCGAGAGTTTCATTCCCGCCAAAGTGGCAGCCACGCCCAGCAGCGCTGCCACTCCCACTTGGGAGGACGTGAGTACATTCCAAATTCAGATTTTTTCCGTTAgaattttactaattttcGAACCTTGATTCAATTCATTACAacacaataattttttcaaaccaattacatattttaatacaaaatacttaattttgtttataaattaactaatataatttgtatcaTAGTTGGAACTCATAATTCATTATGCATTCAAATATGAttaatttcgtaaaaaaaaagggtcccccctttgaaattttgaaaattcaagacattaaatctcaagttttcacttttaatcaactccttatatcgtagtTAGCATTAAAGAacacattaaatttgtttctgagacctttaatttttttgtaaaaaaatcgGTCTAAATTGGACCAagattttgacttgtaaaaatGCTAGAATaaaaggtctgaccaacttcaaacactcataactttattaaaactcaaccgaaTTTTAAGTGGAgtatcattttgattttggtttggcttccaaattcattctgcattgaAATATGCAtcgtttaacatttttttcataatattttttaatgtagtTGAACATTTATCTCCTCTCTACAGTTGATTTAAACCACAAATCTAAACCTATTCCtaagatttttaattctttaagataatttatttcaacttagatttttttaaactccAAACTTTTTAGTAATTCCTagattatttttcaatttttgaagtCGAAAACTTGCTTAATTCTATAGAATAAAATCGAGAGAAATATACTAACTTGCATAATCTTCCACAGAAAACTCCTGGGGATCATCGCTGGGATGAGACGCCTGGTCACAAGGGAAGCGAGACTCCCGGAGCGACACCTGGACTCGGCACACGGATCTGGGATGCGACGCCGGCGCACGCGATGACACCGGGCCATGAGACGCCCGGACACGAGAAATCCGCACGACGAAATCGCTGGGATGAGACACCAAAGACGGAGCGTGAGACGCCCGGACACAGTGGCTGGGCGGAGACGCCCAAACCGGATCGCAGTGGCAGCGGCGCCAGCGGCGAGAGCATCTCCATTGAATCCACACCAGGAGCATCCAAGCGACGCTCCCGCTGGGATGAGACACCTTCGAATGCAACGCCGTCGATAACGCCCAGTAATTCCAATGCCATGACGCCCAGCATGACGCCACATGCCACGCCAGGACATGCCACTCCCCTTTTGACACCCGGCGGCAGTACGCCCGTGGGCATCAAGGCAATGGCCATGGCCACGCCTACACCGGGCGCCTTGGCGGCCATGACGCCGGAACAACTGCAGGCCTATCGCTGGGAGAAGGAGATCGACGAGCGGAATCGACCCTATACGGATGAGGAACTGGATCAGATCTTTCCGCCTGGCTACAAGATACTGCCGC includes the following:
- the LOC117780826 gene encoding protein Notchless, yielding MLAKKQKMEKEQVQEPLVVPHTLQARLISDTGEEAGPPIDLPSGITTQQLGLICNALLKNEETTPYLFFVGEDEIKKSLEDTLDLSTVDTENVIDIVYQPQAVFKVRPVTRCTSSMPGHAEAIVSLHFSPDGAHLASGSGDTTVRLWDLNTETPHFTCSGHKQWVLCVAWSPDGKRLASACKAGNIIIWDPETGQQVGRTLTGHKKHINGLSWEPYHQNPECRKLASAGSDGGCRVWDVKLGQCLFNIGGHTNAVTAVRWGGAGILYTSSKDRTVKMWRAADGVLCRTFSGHAHWVNSIALSTDYVLRTGPFQPVKDRLKAHLSMTTEELCASALKRYQAVCPDEVESLVSCSDDNTLYLWRNNQNKCVQRLTGHQNVVNDVKYSPDVKLIASASFDKSVRLWRAHDGQFIATFRGHVQAVYTIAWSADSRLIVSGSKDSTLKVWSVQSKKLAQELPGHADEVFGVDWAPDGSRVASGGKDKVIKLWAH